The sequence below is a genomic window from Actinokineospora baliensis.
CGGCACATGGCTTCCAGGGTGCTGAAGCGGACGGCTTTCGCACGGCCGTTCTTCAGGACTGCCACGTTCGCGGGGGTGAGGCCGACTCGTTCGGCGAATTCGCCGACGCTCATTTTTCGTTTGGCTAGTTGGACGTCGATGCGGACCACGATGGGCATCAGATCACCGAGTCCAGGTCGGCGCGCAGGGCTGAGGCTTGGCGCAGGAGGGCGCGCAGGACGACCACCAGCAGCCCGACCACGGTGACGCCGACCGACATCAGGAATAGCACCAGCGGCAACCCCGGGTCGTTCGCGTTGAACCCGACGAAGCCGAGCACGCCGAGCAGCACCACCCCGCCCCCGGCGATCGCCCACACGATCGCGTCCACCCACACCAGGGACTCCTCGGTGAAGATCCGGTCGGTCTTGACCAGGGTGAGCAGCTTCCAGGTGGACACGATCACCACCTGCACGCACAGCACCCAGAACACCGTCACGCCGGTGGCGGGCCAGCGCAGGTGGGCGAACTCCGGGTCCTCGCGCGCCATGTGCGCGAACTGGCCGGGCAGGGACATGGTCTGGAACAGGACCAGCACGCCGAACAGCACGACGAGCAGTACGCGGAGTGGGACGACCACTCGATGCACGGATGTCATGCGTCGAGTGTCGCCAGGAATCTATCGAAAGTCAATCGGTAGCTATCGTTGATCAGCTGGTCAATAGGAAGCTGTCGACCAGGCCGGTGGTGTTGCTGATCGGGGTGCCGAGCAGGCAGCCGACCACGCTGCCGAGGTAGCTGGTGCCGGAGGTGACCTTGGTGGCGCTGTCGCCGAGGTGCCTGCCCGCGGTGACGGCCCCGGTCAGGACCACGGTTTGCCCGACGACGGTGGAGTTGGACCACGTGACGGTCGTGGTGTCGCCGGTTCCGTCGAGCCAGGTGACCACTTCGGTCTCCGGCGGGATGCCGGGCACCACCGGCACGCAGGACAACGTGGCGCTGTTGACCACGGTGCTGGTCGCGGTGGGGCCGACCAGGCAGGTGCCGTAGGTGTAGGTGGCCGTGGCGGTCACGGTCTGCGGGGTGGTGGTGATCGGCGGGGTGAACGCCCGGCTGAAGCTGCCGAGGCACTCGGCGTCCACCGCCACGGGCGCTGCGGCGGCCTGTGTCCAGCCCGCGGTCAAGGCCGCCAACAGGAGCGTGACCGTGACCAGCACCCGGCGCAACGGCTTCGTCATCTGGTTCCGCCTCGTCATCGAGAGGTTGCCCGACGTCACCGATCTTGCTCCGGTGCGGACCCCGGGGACAATGCGCCATCCCGGGGTCCGGACCGCTCAGTCGAGTGCTCGGCGGAGGAAGCCGCGGATACCCAGGGTGCCGAACACGCCGCAGGCGGCGACCATGACCAGGAGGCTGATCCACATCGGGATGTGCGGCACGTGCGGGACCAGTTCCGCGCGCATGCCCTCGCTGACGTAGGTCAGCGGGTTGAGGGCGCACAGGACCTGGAACCACCGCACGCTCTCGAGCCCCATCCACGGGAACTGGGTGGAGCCGGTGAACATCAGCGGGATCATGATCACCGCGAACAGGATGTTGATCTGCCTGGGCTGCACCGAGGTGCCGATGGTCATCCCGATCGCCGCGCCGACCAGGGCGCCGAGGGCCACGATCAGCAGGACCGGCAGCCAGGCCGAAGCGGGCCAGCTGATGTTGTCCAGGATGAGGAACCCGATCGGGATCATCACCAGCGCCGCGACCACCCCGCGCAGCGCGCCGAAGAGCATCTTCTCCACCGCCACCCAGGCGATCGGGATCGGCGCGAGCAGCCGGTCCTCGATCTCCCTGGTCCAGGAGAAGTCCATGATCAGCGGCATGGTGGTGTTCTGCAGCGCGCCGAGGAACCCGTTGAGCGCGACGATGCCGGGCAGCAGGATCGCGGCGTAGTCGGGGCCGACGTAGCCGAGGTTGGCCAGCACCTTGCCGAAGATGAACAGGGTGAAGAACGGCTGGACGATCACCTGGGCGAGGAACGGCAGCAGTTCGCGGCCGGTGACGAACACGTCGCGCCACAGCACCGAGCCGAAGGTGCGCAGCGGGGAACTGGCGTGGGTGGTCATCGCAGCTCCCGGCCGGTGAGGTGGATGAAGACGTCTTCGAGGCTCGGGGTGCCGATGGACAGGTCGGTGACCTCGCACGCGGTGTCGCCGAGGACCCGCAGCACGGACGGCAGGACCACCGCGGCCTCCTGCCCGGTGTAGAGGCGGAACTGACCGGTGGACGAGGGTGCCGCTTGCGCCGCGAGAGCGGCCAATGCGGCAGGCGGGACGCCAGGCGGCAGTCCAGCGGGCACAGCAGGTGCGCCTGCGGCGATCCGCTCGACCCGCTCGATGCCGTCAATGCCCGCAAGGGCCTTCTCGACCAGCTCAGCCGTAGTGCTCGCCAGGTTCACAGTGACGCTCACGGTGGTGCTACCGGGCAATCCGCGCGTAAGAGCCGCGGGCGTGTCCAGGGCGAGCAGCTTGCCGTGGTCGACGATGCCGACCCGGTCGCACAGCTTGGCGGCCTCGTCCATGTCGTGCGTGGTGAGCACGACCGTGACCCCCTCGGCGCGCAGGTCGCGCACCCGGTCGTGCACGAACAGCCGGGCCTGCGGGTCCAGGCCGGTGGACGGTTCGTCCAGGAACATCACCTTCGGCTGGTGCATCAACGCGCGCGCGATCATCACCCGCTGCGCCTGCCCGCCGGAGACGATGTCGATCTTGTCCTTGGCCCGGTCGGCCAGCCCCATCTTGTCCAGGATCTCGTCGGCCCGCGCGTTGCGCTGGGCCCGCGGCACCCCGTGGTAGGCCGCGTGGAACAGCAAGTTCTGCCGGATGTTGAGCGATCTGTCCAGGTTGTTGCGCTGCGGCACCACCGCCAGCAGTTGCCGCGCGCGCCTGGCGTCGCGGACCACGTCGACCCCGTGCACCTCGGCGTGCCCCGACGTCGGCAGCACCCTGGTGGTCAGCACCCCCACGGTCGTCGTCTTCCCGGCGCCGTTGGGTCCCAGCAGGCCGAACACCTCACCGGCCTCGACGCTGAAACCCAGGCCGTCCACCGCGGGCTTGGGGTTCTTCTTGTACAGCTTGACAAGGTCCCTGACCTCGACTGCTCTCACCCCGCAACCATATGCCGCGCGTCAAACGAGATGCGACCGCGCGAATCCGCACCAGGGCGTGATTCGCGCGGTTTGTCGGCATAGGAGTTCGTCCACTCAGGACGGAGGGTGGCGGTGGTCCGAGACCTCCTCAAGCCCGGACCACCGCCACCCCGTGGGCCTAACGTCGCCGCAGTGCAGGGGCGGCGGTCGTGAGGACCACCGCGGCGACGCTCAGCACCAGGATCCCGAGGACCGCCCAGGGCATGGCCGCGCTACCGGGCGTTCCGGTACCGGTGG
It includes:
- a CDS encoding DUF2975 domain-containing protein, producing MTSVHRVVVPLRVLLVVLFGVLVLFQTMSLPGQFAHMAREDPEFAHLRWPATGVTVFWVLCVQVVIVSTWKLLTLVKTDRIFTEESLVWVDAIVWAIAGGGVVLLGVLGFVGFNANDPGLPLVLFLMSVGVTVVGLLVVVLRALLRQASALRADLDSVI
- a CDS encoding helix-turn-helix domain-containing protein, whose protein sequence is MPIVVRIDVQLAKRKMSVGEFAERVGLTPANVAVLKNGRAKAVRFSTLEAMCRVLECQPGDLLEWVED
- a CDS encoding ABC transporter ATP-binding protein, coding for MRAVEVRDLVKLYKKNPKPAVDGLGFSVEAGEVFGLLGPNGAGKTTTVGVLTTRVLPTSGHAEVHGVDVVRDARRARQLLAVVPQRNNLDRSLNIRQNLLFHAAYHGVPRAQRNARADEILDKMGLADRAKDKIDIVSGGQAQRVMIARALMHQPKVMFLDEPSTGLDPQARLFVHDRVRDLRAEGVTVVLTTHDMDEAAKLCDRVGIVDHGKLLALDTPAALTRGLPGSTTVSVTVNLASTTAELVEKALAGIDGIERVERIAAGAPAVPAGLPPGVPPAALAALAAQAAPSSTGQFRLYTGQEAAVVLPSVLRVLGDTACEVTDLSIGTPSLEDVFIHLTGRELR
- a CDS encoding ABC transporter permease, coding for MTTHASSPLRTFGSVLWRDVFVTGRELLPFLAQVIVQPFFTLFIFGKVLANLGYVGPDYAAILLPGIVALNGFLGALQNTTMPLIMDFSWTREIEDRLLAPIPIAWVAVEKMLFGALRGVVAALVMIPIGFLILDNISWPASAWLPVLLIVALGALVGAAIGMTIGTSVQPRQINILFAVIMIPLMFTGSTQFPWMGLESVRWFQVLCALNPLTYVSEGMRAELVPHVPHIPMWISLLVMVAACGVFGTLGIRGFLRRALD